Within Eggerthella sp. YY7918, the genomic segment CGGCGGTCTTGGACGGGGCAGTCACAAAACCAACGCCGGCATAGGCAATCACCGACACCAACACCACCACCCACACAATGCGCTGGCCCGATGCTGCGATCACGCCCACCAGCCCGACAAGAGCCAGCACGAACCCGCCCGGAACAAGCGGCCAAATACCGCGACGGTCATACACTTTGCCGCCCACAAACAAAAATGCGGCATTCACCAGCACAGGACCAAGCAGCAATACCCCGGCAAGAAACGCTGTCATTCCTTCTGCCCCCTCGTAATACAGCGGCAGCAATACGCTCAGCGAAAACGACACCATCGCTCCCAGCATATTGAGTCCGATGCCAATGGTGAATAAAGGGTGCCCGAGCGAATGCAAGTTGAGCAAGGGATTGGGCACCTTCAACTGGCGCCGTGCAAACAACGCAAGCACCACCAATCCTGCAACCAGCGCAAGAGCCGAAGGAACAAAGTCGTGCGCAATCTCGCCGAGGCCATACACGAGCGCGCCCAAACCAACCAAGCTAAGAAACACGCTGGGGATATCCGCTTTGCTGTTGTGGGGGTGACGCACATTGTGCATGCGCGACCAGCCCACCACCATAAGAACAAGGGCGAATGCGCACGGCACAATAAACATCGTTCGCCATCCGAAGTACGTAAGCAACAGACCTGACACCACCGGACTCACCGCCAGGCCCACGGCAATGGCCCCGCTGTTAAGCGCGAGGCGCACGCCCACAAGGTTCTGCGGAGAAATCTGTGAGATGACACTGGTGGCAGTGGGATAGAACAAACCCGTGCCCACCGCCTGCACCAGACGACATACAACAAGCGTGGGAAAGTCAGGGGCAATCAGTGCTAAACCGCTTCCGAGCGCGATGGCCCCCGCTCCCACGAAAAACAACCGACGCAGCCCTAGTTTGCCCAGCAAAAACGC encodes:
- a CDS encoding MFS transporter, translated to MQQKSDTRAGTQAKGAPSNADEGKTLLVMVLACSFLASFAQTMMNIALPEVADKFGITLSMANWLIVGYTVVAATSITLEAFLLGKLGLRRLFFVGAGAIALGSGLALIAPDFPTLVVCRLVQAVGTGLFYPTATSVISQISPQNLVGVRLALNSGAIAVGLAVSPVVSGLLLTYFGWRTMFIVPCAFALVLMVVGWSRMHNVRHPHNSKADIPSVFLSLVGLGALVYGLGEIAHDFVPSALALVAGLVVLALFARRQLKVPNPLLNLHSLGHPLFTIGIGLNMLGAMVSFSLSVLLPLYYEGAEGMTAFLAGVLLLGPVLVNAAFLFVGGKVYDRRGIWPLVPGGFVLALVGLVGVIAASGQRIVWVVVLVSVIAYAGVGFVTAPSKTAGLAELPPSMLRSGSALNSTFVQIGEAVGSALFVGVLSSDVLHATAAGVAKSEAYAAGFAHTLFITLVIAAAAAVLAFFYARTLQKRSKKE